In a genomic window of Candidatus Paceibacterota bacterium:
- a CDS encoding response regulator transcription factor: MKKILIIEDEKILREMYHDKFVQAGFDITLANSAEEGIDLVSKVKPDLILLDILLPKTNGISFLTKLREKPEFDSLPVVAFSNFDSPETKKAAFNLGVKDYLIKTNFTPKEIIEKIKSYLK; this comes from the coding sequence ATGAAGAAAATTTTGATAATAGAAGACGAAAAAATATTAAGGGAAATGTACCACGATAAATTCGTCCAGGCCGGCTTTGACATTACTCTGGCGAACTCAGCAGAAGAGGGAATTGACCTTGTTTCAAAGGTAAAACCGGATTTAATTCTTCTTGATATTCTGCTTCCTAAAACAAACGGAATCAGTTTCTTAACCAAATTAAGGGAAAAACCGGAATTCGATTCTTTGCCGGTAGTTGCTTTTTCCAATTTTGACAGCCCGGAAACAAAAAAAGCCGCCTTTAATCTTGGCGTAAAAGATTACTTGATCAAGACAAATTTCACTCCGAAAGAAATCATTGAGAAGATTAAAAGCTATCTTAAATAA
- a CDS encoding elongation factor P, producing MLSHNDFKKGIDFILNNQPYEVLDSSLVFKGRGGSVVQTKIKNLITGSVVSKTFHAGEELEEAEIEKIKVKFIYHNQGKFFFCHEKDSSKRFDLVEEAVGESAVFLKSNEIVEGLEFKAKIINVSLPIKVQLKVIEAPPGIKGDRAQGGTKIVKLETGAEINVPLFVKVNDIIEVNTEKGEYVRRVE from the coding sequence ATGCTCTCACATAACGATTTTAAAAAAGGAATAGATTTCATTTTAAACAACCAGCCCTACGAAGTGCTGGATTCTTCTTTAGTTTTTAAAGGCAGAGGAGGTTCGGTTGTCCAAACAAAGATAAAAAATCTGATTACCGGTAGTGTAGTTTCGAAAACTTTTCACGCTGGAGAAGAACTTGAAGAAGCGGAAATTGAAAAAATCAAAGTGAAATTCATTTACCACAATCAGGGCAAGTTTTTTTTCTGTCACGAAAAAGACTCTTCCAAGCGTTTTGACCTGGTTGAAGAAGCTGTTGGAGAGAGCGCTGTTTTTCTAAAATCGAACGAAATTGTAGAGGGCCTGGAATTCAAAGCGAAAATAATCAACGTTTCCCTGCCGATAAAAGTCCAATTGAAAGTTATTGAAGCTCCCCCGGGAATTAAAGGAGACAGAGCTCAGGGAGGAACAAAGATAGTAAAGTTGGAAACAGGAGCTGAAATCAATGTCCCCCTTTTTGTTAAAGTCAACGATATTATTGAAGTCAACACGGAAAAGGGAGAATATGTCAGAAGGGTAGAATAA
- a CDS encoding class I SAM-dependent methyltransferase: MKDFDIEIVEQAGFYERKRWPYLLGLPLMWILTIWVVFKKSIGLKSKTNTLWFDGLNRSCREIKEGAASWRALDIIYNYIFGEEKSFSTKVGDYWIGMMNAQAVRNRLRLVKRELIKAIKNAAKKEKEVLLLSLASGSAQSVIEAITETKEVNVKVTLLDLDPGAIEYSKKMAEKYGVKEKITFVVGNTSELEKINNGEKPHIIEMVGFLDYRPREKAILLLNRIYQCLAPGGTFLTANILPNPEMFFLKVVINWRMLYRKPEELRNIIVASGFTKENTRIVYEPLKIHAVAICRKP; the protein is encoded by the coding sequence GTGAAAGATTTCGATATAGAGATAGTAGAACAAGCTGGTTTTTATGAACGAAAAAGATGGCCGTACCTCTTGGGTTTGCCATTGATGTGGATACTTACCATTTGGGTGGTATTCAAAAAGAGTATAGGGTTGAAATCAAAAACCAATACGCTTTGGTTCGACGGCCTAAACCGCTCTTGCCGAGAGATAAAGGAAGGAGCCGCATCGTGGCGCGCGCTCGATATAATTTACAACTATATATTCGGAGAAGAAAAAAGTTTCTCGACCAAAGTTGGCGATTATTGGATAGGCATGATGAATGCTCAGGCAGTCCGCAATCGCCTCAGGTTGGTAAAACGAGAACTGATCAAAGCAATTAAAAATGCTGCCAAAAAAGAGAAAGAAGTCCTATTATTGTCTCTTGCAAGCGGATCAGCTCAAAGTGTTATTGAGGCTATCACCGAAACAAAAGAAGTAAATGTAAAGGTTACCCTTTTGGACCTTGATCCAGGAGCAATAGAATACAGCAAAAAAATGGCTGAAAAATACGGGGTTAAAGAGAAAATAACCTTTGTTGTCGGCAACACAAGCGAACTCGAGAAAATCAACAATGGTGAGAAGCCTCATATCATTGAGATGGTTGGTTTTCTCGATTATCGTCCGCGTGAAAAAGCCATTCTTCTGTTGAATAGGATTTATCAATGCCTTGCTCCAGGTGGAACATTCCTTACCGCCAATATACTTCCTAATCCTGAAATGTTTTTTCTGAAAGTCGTAATCAATTGGCGGATGCTCTACCGAAAGCCAGAAGAGCTGAGGAATATTATCGTCGCGAGCGGCTTCACGAAAGAAAACACCAGAATTGTCTATGAGCCTCTAAAAATCCATGCGGTAGCTATCTGTAGAAAACCGTAA
- the thpR gene encoding RNA 2',3'-cyclic phosphodiesterase, producing MSHRIFIAVNLPENVKKKLAEYEENWLDLPIRWTKKENLHITLVFLGYLNDEELLETINIAKDIAPKIKPFSINLNRIIYGPPKKMPPRIVWVEGGKNQELADLQKDLENSLYGGSEKSEMKPYSPHITLGRIKTWEFRKLEPEERPEVNKDISLSFEVNSIEVMESQLKRGGPEYTILESCPLKS from the coding sequence ATGTCCCACAGAATTTTCATTGCCGTTAATTTGCCAGAGAACGTTAAGAAAAAACTGGCTGAATACGAGGAAAACTGGTTAGATCTGCCCATAAGATGGACGAAAAAGGAAAACCTGCACATTACCCTTGTTTTTTTAGGTTATCTGAACGACGAAGAACTCTTGGAAACTATTAATATTGCCAAAGATATTGCTCCAAAAATTAAGCCATTTTCAATTAATTTGAATAGAATTATCTACGGGCCGCCAAAAAAAATGCCCCCTCGCATAGTTTGGGTGGAAGGGGGAAAAAACCAGGAATTGGCTGATTTACAAAAAGATCTGGAAAATTCCCTTTACGGCGGTTCGGAAAAAAGCGAAATGAAACCGTATAGTCCCCATATTACTTTAGGACGAATAAAAACCTGGGAATTCAGGAAATTGGAGCCGGAAGAAAGGCCGGAAGTCAATAAAGATATATCCTTGTCTTTTGAAGTTAATTCCATTGAGGTGATGGAAAGCCAGTTGAAAAGGGGAGGGCCCGAATATACTATTTTAGAATCATGCCCGCTAAAAAGCTAA
- a CDS encoding AMMECR1 domain-containing protein yields MNQYVLLAKQTVENYLIERKIIAPPTNLPKEFLEKRAGVFVTIEKCASSAHPPMRRELRGCIGTYLPTKINIAEEIINNAIAAATEDYRFEPIKKDDIPYLSYTIYVLSEPELIENINELNPKKFGIIVKTAPFAFPNEDPVFDGNVSSKTGLLLPDLEGINVPEEQFSIACQKAGINPEKEEVFIYRFIAEKYEG; encoded by the coding sequence ATGAACCAATACGTTTTACTTGCCAAACAAACTGTAGAAAATTATCTGATAGAAAGGAAAATCATTGCTCCTCCGACAAACCTGCCTAAAGAATTTTTAGAGAAAAGAGCAGGCGTTTTCGTTACCATCGAAAAATGCGCCTCTTCGGCGCATCCGCCGATGAGGCGGGAACTAAGAGGCTGCATCGGCACTTATCTGCCCACGAAAATAAATATAGCTGAAGAAATCATCAATAACGCCATTGCCGCAGCTACCGAAGATTACCGGTTTGAGCCTATCAAAAAAGACGACATCCCCTATCTTTCATACACTATTTACGTCTTAAGCGAACCTGAATTAATCGAGAATATTAACGAGCTAAATCCTAAAAAATTTGGTATAATTGTAAAAACAGCGCCTTTTGCCTTTCCTAATGAAGATCCGGTGTTTGACGGCAATGTTTCTTCCAAAACAGGGCTTTTACTGCCTGATTTGGAAGGAATCAACGTACCAGAGGAGCAGTTTTCCATTGCCTGCCAAAAAGCAGGCATCAACCCCGAAAAAGAAGAAGTATTCATTTATCGCTTTATAGCAGAAAAATATGAAGGATAA
- a CDS encoding cation transporter, protein MKEKVAIISILANAILAGGKIAVGVFSSSAAILAEGVHSFMDIFSSAVGYIGIKISKKPEDQKHPYGHYKFEVLSGTIITIILLATGLGIIYEAYQSFLDPEKIKVSYLAFGIMIFSAAVNEIMARVKIHFGKKENSISLLSDGFHSRVDVYASLAVLAGLFLTKYWIYTDSLLAFLIGAYIIKKSFSLGKEAVDSLLDVSAGEEIEEKIKTIAKTQNIEISSLKTQKKGSAVTANLEIKLPSNLKVEEATKISNSLREKLIKAIESLQYVAIQITSHEVETGFYKPEFGRSFGWQRKGKFRGKIEEAKGEGPGGYCTCSKCGYKTLHERGVPCSTLECPKCKINLVRK, encoded by the coding sequence ATGAAGGAAAAAGTTGCTATTATCTCAATACTGGCGAACGCAATCTTAGCTGGAGGAAAAATCGCTGTCGGTGTGTTTTCGAGTTCGGCCGCTATTTTAGCAGAGGGAGTTCATTCTTTTATGGATATTTTCTCCTCGGCAGTTGGTTATATTGGAATCAAAATATCTAAAAAACCAGAAGACCAAAAACATCCCTATGGCCATTATAAATTTGAGGTTTTAAGCGGCACAATTATTACTATAATTCTTTTAGCGACAGGCTTGGGAATTATTTACGAGGCCTATCAAAGTTTTCTTGACCCTGAAAAAATTAAAGTCAGCTATTTAGCTTTCGGAATAATGATATTTTCAGCAGCTGTCAATGAAATAATGGCCAGAGTAAAAATTCATTTTGGTAAAAAAGAGAACTCCATCAGCTTGCTTTCAGACGGATTTCATTCAAGGGTTGATGTTTATGCTTCGCTGGCTGTTCTCGCTGGTTTGTTTCTGACAAAATACTGGATTTATACTGATTCCTTGTTAGCTTTTTTGATTGGCGCTTATATCATTAAAAAATCTTTTTCTTTGGGAAAAGAAGCAGTCGATTCTTTGCTTGACGTTTCAGCCGGTGAAGAAATTGAGGAAAAGATAAAAACAATCGCTAAAACGCAGAATATCGAAATTTCTTCTTTAAAGACCCAAAAAAAAGGTTCGGCTGTTACTGCCAATTTGGAAATAAAACTGCCGAGCAATTTAAAGGTAGAAGAGGCAACTAAAATTTCCAACAGCTTAAGAGAAAAACTTATAAAAGCAATAGAAAGTCTTCAGTATGTCGCCATTCAAATCACAAGTCACGAAGTAGAAACGGGATTTTATAAACCAGAATTCGGCAGGAGTTTTGGTTGGCAAAGAAAAGGCAAATTTAGAGGAAAGATTGAAGAGGCGAAAGGAGAAGGGCCGGGCGGCTATTGTACCTGCTCGAAATGCGGTTATAAAACCCTTCACGAACGCGGCGTCCCTTGTTCGACGCTTGAATGTCCAAAATGTAAAATTAACTTAGTTAGAAAATAA
- a CDS encoding DUF134 domain-containing protein — MTRPIKPRRVLFDPDVVYFKPRAVPLSMLNEVDLNIDELEALRLCDFKNLDQAEAAKRMKISQSTLQRTLTSAHQKIAEALIEGKAIKIIKEK; from the coding sequence ATGACAAGACCAATAAAACCAAGAAGAGTGTTATTTGACCCAGATGTGGTGTATTTTAAACCGAGAGCGGTGCCTTTATCCATGCTGAATGAGGTTGATTTAAACATAGACGAACTGGAGGCATTGCGGCTTTGCGATTTTAAAAACCTAGACCAAGCTGAAGCGGCAAAAAGAATGAAAATTTCTCAAAGCACACTTCAACGAACTTTAACATCAGCCCACCAAAAAATCGCTGAAGCCCTAATTGAGGGCAAGGCGATAAAGATAATAAAAGAAAAATAA
- the murC gene encoding UDP-N-acetylmuramate--L-alanine ligase produces MEKNTKEISNGVKIHFIGIGGIGVSALAQYYLSQGHKVSGSDLKSSEITKALKKRGAKVFIGPHKGSNLGYLPDLVIYSPAVKPDNPEFKKARKVKIKLQSYPQALGKLTKQHFTIAISGTHGKSTTTCMLGLVLMKAGFDPTIIVGTKMKEFKDSNCRVGKSKYLVIEADEHFASFLNYWPKIIVLTNIEKDHLDYYKNFGNILKAFRKYVSHLPKDGILLLNKDDESIKKISCSALKKYYSLKQTEAKKLKKILKVPGQHNVSNALAALTVARILKIPDKVSFKALSSYMGCWRRFEIKKMIIKKKPLTVVSDYGHHPTEIKATLKATREKFLKSRIWCVFQPHQYQRTYYLFKDFVRAFREAPIDKIIITDIFDVAGREKKNIKKKVSSKKLVKSIKKGNIVYLAKEKLLGFIKSNIKEIDVLIIMGAGNIYQLVSKLDKKGK; encoded by the coding sequence ATGGAAAAAAACACAAAAGAGATTTCTAACGGGGTAAAAATCCATTTTATCGGCATCGGCGGAATCGGCGTTTCCGCCTTAGCCCAATATTATTTATCTCAGGGCCACAAAGTTTCAGGCTCTGACTTGAAGTCTTCGGAGATTACAAAAGCTCTAAAAAAAAGGGGGGCGAAGGTTTTTATTGGACCCCACAAGGGGTCGAATCTTGGCTATTTGCCAGACTTGGTGATATATAGTCCGGCAGTAAAACCAGACAATCCTGAGTTTAAAAAAGCGAGAAAGGTTAAAATTAAGCTTCAAAGCTATCCTCAAGCTTTAGGGAAACTGACCAAACAGCACTTCACAATCGCTATTTCAGGAACTCACGGCAAAAGCACAACAACTTGCATGCTCGGACTTGTTTTAATGAAAGCTGGCTTTGATCCGACAATAATCGTCGGCACGAAAATGAAAGAATTTAAAGACAGCAATTGTCGGGTTGGTAAAAGCAAATATCTGGTTATTGAAGCTGATGAACACTTTGCTTCTTTTTTGAATTACTGGCCGAAAATAATCGTTCTGACAAATATTGAAAAAGACCATCTGGATTACTACAAGAACTTTGGCAATATCCTTAAAGCTTTCAGAAAATACGTTTCTCATTTACCGAAAGACGGAATACTGCTTTTGAATAAAGACGATGAAAGTATTAAAAAGATATCTTGCTCTGCTTTAAAAAAATATTATTCATTGAAGCAGACTGAAGCAAAAAAGCTGAAAAAGATTCTCAAAGTTCCAGGACAGCATAATGTTTCCAATGCTCTGGCTGCTTTGACTGTAGCTAGAATTTTGAAAATACCTGATAAAGTTTCTTTTAAAGCTCTGTCGTCCTACATGGGATGCTGGCGCCGTTTTGAAATTAAGAAAATGATAATTAAGAAAAAACCATTGACCGTTGTTTCTGATTACGGACACCATCCCACGGAAATAAAAGCAACCTTGAAAGCAACTAGAGAGAAATTCTTGAAAAGCAGAATCTGGTGCGTTTTCCAGCCCCACCAATACCAAAGAACCTATTATCTATTTAAAGACTTCGTGCGGGCTTTTAGGGAGGCGCCGATAGATAAGATAATCATTACTGATATTTTTGACGTGGCTGGCAGGGAAAAAAAGAATATTAAGAAGAAAGTTTCTTCTAAAAAATTGGTTAAGTCGATAAAAAAGGGGAATATAGTTTATCTTGCCAAAGAAAAACTGCTTGGATTTATTAAAAGCAATATTAAGGAGATTGATGTTTTAATTATAATGGGCGCTGGAAACATATATCAGCTGGTTTCAAAGCTTGACAAGAAAGGCAAATAA
- a CDS encoding GAF domain-containing protein: protein MNVYAFTALINAVASFIAGFFVYFRARKTPINRSFMFFSLSVAIWSLNYFFWQIAKDENSALFWSKALMAGAIFIPVSYFHFIVNLLNIVKEKKKSLIIGYVLCFIFLFLDFTPFFIKGVAPRLSFAYWPEPGLAFHPFLLMFFLYAIYSWYLMFKSYRKTIGMKREQIKYVLIGTFIGFLGGSTNYLLWYNIPVSPFGNGLVALYVLLVAYAIARYRLMDIKLFLGRGMIYFISLAIVIGLAFLSIFLNNSLSTPVPINIMISLAIGIGIILFQPIFRFFEKLASKYFYYAFYSYQKVLTDLGRKLTKFLDLDKLSSLIANTLIETMKLNRTVILLREPDSGNYIIQRNIGFREENGISLVRDNFLTIWLEKTQKPLVSEEISLVIRDLEKGEIKIGLENLKENMKRIEAGLCLPLLLENKIIGMIVLGNKLSGEPYSQQDIELLTTLSNQASIALQNAQSYSKIKNFNVRLEKEVNKATKELKEAYEELQKLDKAKSEFVSIASHQLRTPLTAIKGYISMMLEKDYGNPPKAMESPLKNIYTSNERLIKLVNDLLNVSRIEAGRIEIKKESFSLETMINSIIEELKGLSDKKNIYLKFEKSKKSIPNVSADKDKMRQAIINIIDNAIHYTVKGGITIQIQKQGNKLKIIITDTGEGMTKNELSYLFESFSRGKAGNKLWTEGAGLGLYVSRRFIELNRGKVWAESAGKNKGSTFYIELPIK, encoded by the coding sequence ATGAATGTTTACGCTTTCACTGCTTTAATTAATGCTGTTGCTAGCTTCATTGCGGGATTTTTTGTTTATTTTAGAGCCAGAAAAACTCCTATTAATAGGAGTTTTATGTTTTTTTCATTGAGTGTGGCCATTTGGAGTTTGAATTATTTTTTCTGGCAGATTGCAAAAGACGAAAATAGTGCTCTTTTTTGGTCAAAAGCTTTAATGGCTGGAGCGATTTTTATCCCAGTAAGTTATTTCCATTTTATTGTTAATTTATTAAATATAGTCAAAGAAAAAAAGAAGTCGTTGATTATTGGTTATGTTTTATGTTTTATCTTCTTATTTTTAGACTTTACCCCGTTTTTTATTAAAGGGGTTGCTCCTCGACTCTCTTTTGCATACTGGCCCGAACCAGGCCTCGCATTCCATCCTTTTTTATTAATGTTCTTCCTTTATGCAATTTATAGTTGGTATTTAATGTTTAAAAGTTACAGGAAGACTATTGGGATGAAAAGAGAACAAATCAAATATGTATTAATCGGTACATTTATTGGGTTTCTTGGCGGATCAACTAATTATCTGCTTTGGTATAATATTCCTGTCTCTCCTTTCGGTAATGGCCTGGTCGCGTTGTACGTTCTTTTGGTTGCCTATGCTATTGCGAGATACCGATTGATGGACATTAAATTGTTTTTGGGAAGGGGAATGATATATTTTATTTCTTTGGCTATAGTCATTGGTTTAGCGTTTCTGTCGATCTTTTTAAACAATTCATTGTCAACTCCTGTCCCAATAAATATTATGATTTCATTGGCGATAGGTATAGGAATTATTCTCTTCCAACCGATATTCCGCTTTTTTGAAAAATTAGCATCTAAATATTTCTATTATGCTTTTTATTCTTATCAAAAAGTTTTAACCGATTTAGGGAGAAAACTAACTAAATTTTTAGACTTAGACAAACTTTCTTCTTTAATCGCCAACACCTTAATAGAAACAATGAAATTAAACAGAACGGTGATACTTTTAAGAGAACCCGATAGCGGCAATTACATAATCCAAAGAAACATAGGCTTCAGAGAAGAAAACGGTATTTCTTTAGTCAGAGATAATTTTTTAACTATCTGGCTTGAAAAAACCCAAAAACCTCTCGTCTCCGAAGAAATCTCTTTAGTTATTAGAGACCTCGAAAAAGGTGAGATAAAAATAGGATTGGAAAACTTAAAAGAAAACATGAAAAGAATTGAAGCTGGTCTTTGTCTACCACTTTTGCTCGAAAATAAAATTATCGGAATGATTGTTTTGGGGAATAAATTGTCCGGCGAGCCTTATTCTCAACAAGACATTGAACTTTTAACAACCCTTTCAAACCAAGCCTCTATTGCCCTACAAAACGCCCAGTCTTACTCGAAAATTAAAAACTTTAATGTTAGATTAGAAAAAGAAGTAAATAAGGCGACAAAAGAATTAAAAGAAGCTTATGAGGAGTTACAGAAATTGGACAAGGCAAAATCAGAATTCGTTTCCATCGCTTCGCACCAGTTAAGAACTCCCCTAACGGCAATCAAAGGATATATTTCAATGATGCTGGAAAAGGATTATGGAAATCCACCAAAAGCAATGGAGTCTCCTTTAAAAAACATTTACACTTCCAATGAAAGGCTGATAAAATTGGTGAATGACCTTTTGAATGTTTCCAGGATTGAGGCTGGTAGAATAGAGATAAAAAAAGAAAGCTTTTCCTTAGAAACGATGATAAACAGTATAATAGAAGAATTAAAAGGATTGAGTGACAAAAAGAATATTTATCTAAAATTTGAAAAGTCAAAAAAATCAATACCTAATGTTTCTGCCGACAAAGATAAAATGAGACAAGCGATTATTAATATTATAGATAATGCAATTCACTATACGGTAAAAGGTGGAATAACTATACAAATTCAAAAACAAGGCAATAAATTAAAAATTATAATTACGGATACCGGTGAAGGAATGACAAAAAATGAACTTTCCTACCTTTTTGAAAGCTTTTCCAGGGGCAAGGCAGGAAATAAGCTCTGGACAGAAGGAGCTGGTCTCGGTCTTTATGTAAGTAGAAGATTTATCGAATTAAATAGAGGAAAAGTCTGGGCTGAATCAGCAGGCAAAAACAAAGGTTCAACTTTTTATATAGAATTACCAATAAAATAA
- the amrB gene encoding AmmeMemoRadiSam system protein B encodes MSNIVSAFISPHPPIILPSVGSKEDREKVKTTIESLYVLSKELKKTNPQQIVISSPHPDWGFEVPLYFLANNFQGKIDMVLTGSESPEFYFNEGKRIYKNLAEDKKYALIASGDLSHCLKEDGPYGLNPQGGKFDKELIESLKKKDIENILKLDNKYPEAGECGLRSICFLLGMLEANSTRASTELSRMSSGQVWQPEILSYEFPFGVGYLVANFKLK; translated from the coding sequence ATGTCAAATATAGTTTCAGCTTTCATATCCCCTCACCCGCCGATAATCCTGCCTTCTGTTGGTTCAAAAGAAGACAGAGAGAAAGTTAAAACAACAATTGAAAGCCTTTACGTTTTATCAAAAGAACTTAAAAAAACAAATCCCCAGCAGATTGTCATTTCCTCTCCTCATCCTGATTGGGGGTTTGAGGTGCCTCTTTACTTTCTGGCTAATAACTTTCAGGGAAAGATTGATATGGTTTTAACTGGTTCAGAATCCCCGGAATTCTATTTTAACGAAGGAAAAAGAATATATAAGAATTTGGCAGAAGACAAGAAATACGCTTTAATTGCCTCAGGAGATCTTTCCCATTGCTTAAAAGAAGACGGTCCTTACGGATTAAACCCTCAAGGCGGGAAATTCGACAAAGAACTGATTGAATCTTTAAAAAAGAAAGATATTGAAAATATTCTTAAACTGGATAACAAATACCCGGAAGCCGGAGAATGTGGCTTAAGATCCATCTGCTTTTTATTAGGCATGCTGGAAGCCAATTCGACAAGGGCTTCGACTGAGCTCAGCCGAATGTCCTCAGGGCAAGTTTGGCAGCCAGAAATCTTATCATATGAATTCCCTTTCGGCGTTGGATATTTAGTAGCAAACTTTAAATTAAAATGA
- the amrS gene encoding AmmeMemoRadiSam system radical SAM enzyme, whose product MKEAYLYQTTADQKTQCQNCAHYCLIEPGKRGICGVRENIDGKLYVLNYAKLAACNIDPIEKKPFFHFLPGTRSLSVATVGCNLRCLNCQNWDISQEVKETKEIPGDYVLPKEIINIALKNKVPSISYTYTEPAIFSEYALDIMKLAKKKGLKNAWVTNGFWSRELCDRASLYLDAANVDLKSFSNEFYIKNCGAKLQPILDNLKRLKSKNIWLEITTLAIPRLSDSREMFENIARFIKEELGKETPWHISQFSSSMSWQLQGSLETPIDTLKMAYDIGKEAGLKYVYTGNVPGLPTEDTFCPKCGTLAIDRIGYSISRHDKKGKCQRCGKNLNLILK is encoded by the coding sequence ATGAAAGAAGCCTATTTATATCAAACAACCGCTGATCAAAAAACACAATGCCAGAATTGCGCCCATTATTGTCTTATTGAGCCGGGGAAAAGAGGAATTTGCGGAGTCAGGGAAAATATCGACGGCAAACTCTACGTTTTAAACTACGCAAAGCTTGCTGCCTGCAATATTGATCCAATAGAGAAAAAGCCATTTTTCCATTTTCTGCCAGGTACCCGTTCTTTATCTGTTGCCACAGTAGGCTGTAATTTAAGATGTTTGAACTGCCAAAACTGGGATATTTCCCAGGAAGTTAAAGAAACAAAAGAAATACCGGGAGATTACGTTTTGCCAAAAGAAATTATCAATATCGCTTTAAAAAACAAAGTGCCTAGTATTTCCTACACTTATACTGAACCAGCTATTTTCTCAGAATATGCTTTAGATATTATGAAACTGGCCAAAAAGAAAGGATTGAAAAACGCCTGGGTAACCAACGGCTTCTGGTCAAGGGAACTTTGTGACCGGGCATCGCTTTACTTAGATGCAGCAAACGTTGATTTGAAAAGCTTTTCCAATGAATTCTATATCAAAAACTGCGGAGCAAAACTCCAGCCGATTTTAGATAACTTAAAAAGATTAAAAAGCAAAAACATTTGGCTTGAGATAACTACTCTGGCTATCCCAAGATTAAGCGATTCAAGGGAAATGTTTGAAAACATAGCCAGATTCATCAAGGAAGAATTGGGGAAGGAAACTCCTTGGCATATCAGCCAGTTCTCCAGCAGCATGTCATGGCAATTACAAGGTTCGTTGGAAACCCCAATTGATACTTTAAAAATGGCTTATGATATAGGTAAAGAAGCCGGACTAAAATACGTATATACTGGCAACGTTCCAGGATTGCCGACAGAAGACACTTTCTGTCCCAAATGCGGTACTTTGGCGATAGACAGAATAGGGTACAGCATCTCTCGTCATGACAAGAAGGGCAAATGCCAGAGATGCGGAAAGAATTTGAACTTGATTTTAAAATAG
- a CDS encoding methionyl-tRNA formyltransferase encodes MLRGLKIVFIGTPEFGAIILDKLCQSEYKPVLVATSLDKPVGRKQVITPSPVKMTAEKYKIPVAQPENIKDIKSEIQNLKPDLVVVAAYSQLIPKDILEIPSFGFLNVHPSLLPKYRGPSPIQYAILNGDEEAGVTIMLMDEKLDSGKIVSLSRLSISEEITAEQLTEKTADLGAKLLLNIIPKWINNEIEPNSQDEKRATYTKILKKEDGKVDWQKPVEEIERKVRAFSLWPGTYTFWQNKGKTVKIKILKTRVYKSSQQKRYDIGKVLVVPQNEIGVQCKEDFLVIEKLQIEGKKESNAEEFLRGHSDFAGSTLE; translated from the coding sequence ATGTTAAGAGGTCTAAAAATAGTATTTATTGGGACGCCAGAATTCGGCGCTATTATTTTAGATAAGCTTTGCCAAAGCGAATACAAGCCGGTTTTGGTTGCCACATCGTTAGACAAGCCAGTCGGCAGAAAACAAGTTATTACTCCTTCGCCAGTGAAAATGACAGCTGAGAAATATAAAATTCCAGTAGCTCAGCCAGAAAATATTAAAGACATTAAATCGGAAATCCAAAACTTAAAGCCTGATTTGGTAGTTGTTGCAGCCTACAGCCAACTAATTCCAAAGGACATATTGGAGATTCCAAGTTTTGGCTTTCTGAACGTTCATCCTTCTTTATTGCCAAAATACCGAGGTCCATCCCCTATCCAATACGCAATCTTGAATGGAGACGAAGAAGCAGGCGTAACCATAATGCTAATGGATGAAAAACTAGACAGCGGCAAGATAGTTTCCCTTTCTAGGCTTTCTATATCAGAAGAAATAACAGCAGAGCAACTGACTGAAAAAACAGCTGACTTAGGGGCAAAATTATTACTGAATATCATTCCAAAATGGATAAATAATGAAATAGAGCCCAATTCTCAAGACGAGAAAAGAGCAACCTACACTAAAATATTAAAAAAAGAAGACGGAAAAGTTGATTGGCAGAAACCAGTCGAAGAAATAGAAAGAAAAGTAAGAGCTTTTTCTCTTTGGCCTGGCACATATACTTTCTGGCAGAATAAAGGCAAAACAGTAAAGATAAAGATTTTAAAAACAAGAGTTTACAAATCATCCCAACAAAAGAGATATGATATAGGTAAGGTTTTAGTTGTTCCTCAAAACGAAATAGGCGTGCAGTGCAAAGAAGACTTTCTGGTTATTGAAAAACTGCAAATAGAAGGTAAAAAAGAATCAAATGCAGAAGAATTTTTACGGGGCCATTCCGACTTTGCCGGTTCAACCCTAGAATAA